The Manihot esculenta cultivar AM560-2 chromosome 1, M.esculenta_v8, whole genome shotgun sequence genome has a window encoding:
- the LOC110620938 gene encoding zinc finger protein ZAT9 yields the protein MERHRCKLCFKSFSNGRALGGHMRSHMLNLPITTKPEEEEEEEEEEEEEEEEEDTPIQLGEDTESASSSSSSSSSEEEAEAEGEDKGLSYGLRENPKRSIRLVDPEFSFAVDAASVVLQDRESETESSKNPTRRRSKRNRKLLEHQYHHHQQRQEQENNIKKLNFNKFSKADSWAEAEPVSSISDTTTEEDVAFCLMMLSRDKWKRVVQQNQREQDEEAETEKSIEETDESEEFKSCKARTKGKYRCETCKKVFKSYQALGGHRASHKKLKLYTPAKELNLGPQNAGTSTSAAEKKVHECPYCFRVFSSGQALGGHKRTHVTGVAATPARSSSKIEDNLNLIDLNLPAPVDDDDLSQIELSAVSDAEFVNHIKR from the coding sequence ATGGAGAGACACAGATGTAAACTCTGCTTCAAGAGCTTTTCTAATGGAAGAGCTTTAGGCGGTCACATGAGGTCTCATATGTTGAATCTTCCAATTACTACAAaaccagaagaagaagaggaagaagaggaagaagaagaagaagaggaagaagaagaagacacaCCCATTCAACTCGGTGAAGATACCGAGTcagcttcatcttcttcttcatcttcatcttcagaGGAAGAAGCGGAAGCAGAGGGAGAAGACAAGGGTCTTTCTTATGGATTAAGGGAGAACCCCAAGAGAAGTATTAGATTGGTAGATCCTGAGTTCTCGTTTGCTGTGGATGCTGCGTCTGTTGTTCTTCAGGACAGAGAAAGCGAGACCGAATCGTCCAAGAACCCTACTCGGAGACGTTCCAAACGGAACCGGAAATTGTTAGAGCATCAATATCATCACCACCAACAAAGACAAGAGCAAGAGAACAACATAAAGAagcttaattttaataaatttagtaaaGCCGATTCGTGGGCGGAAGCTGAACCCGTGAGTTCAATCTCCGACACCACCACAGAGGAAGATGTCGCTTTCTGCCTTATGATGCTTTCAAGGGACAAATGGAAGAGAGTGGTACAACAAAACCAGCGAGAACAAGATGAGGAAGCAGAAACTGAAAAGTCCATTGAGGAAACAGATGAATCAGAGGAGTTCAAATCTTGCAAGGCAAGAACTAAAGGCAAGTACAGGTGCGAAACATGTAAGAAAGTATTTAAATCGTATCAAGCTTTGGGCGGACACAGAGCTAGTCACAAGAAACTCAAACTTTACACACCAGCTAAAGAACTAAACTTGGGGCCACAGAATGCAGGAACTTCAACGTCTGCGGCAGAGAAGAAAGTTCATGAATGTCCATATTGTTTCAGAGTATTTTCATCTGGGCAAGCTCTGGGTGGTCACAAGAGAACTCATGTAACTGGTGTAGCAGCAACTCCGGCTAGAAGTTCTTCAAAGATCGAAGACAACTTGAATTTAATAGATCTTAATCTTCCAGCTCCAGTTGATGATGATGATCTTAGCCAAATCGAGCTATCTGCGGTATCCGATGCAGAATTTGTCAACCACATCAAGAGGTGA
- the LOC122724389 gene encoding uncharacterized protein LOC122724389: protein MSLQVQLNDIHIIQESDHRRLLSSSTEIHTSVRFLILVLLTLVQVKYQDKQDSPFETHEAIMVLFIVAAFIYTVSFLSSLILIQNHHDYTFYVLPILKQISVVSGTLACDSLILILCPPFGYLVLALCALLALRILIGSYHQIVQLLHDAANRAYEAVASDFELLFQTLHQLYNNIIHVWLPLIPHLLRQSASQVFNLVNYVPGSIFQRN, encoded by the exons ATGTCGCTTCAGGTCCAGCTCAATGATATTCATATTATCCAAGAAAG TGATCATCGACGGCTGCTCAGCTCCTCCACTGAAATTCACACCAGCGTCCGCTTTCTCATTTTGGTGCTTCTGACTCTTGTGCAAGTCAAGTATCAAGATAAACAAGATTCTCCATTTGAGACTCATGAAGCAATCATGGTGCTTTTCATTGTGGCTGCATTCATCTACACTGtgtcttttctttcttcattaattcTAATCCAAAACCACCATGACTACACTTTTTACGTTCTTCCCATATTGAAACAAATTTCTGTGGTTTCTGGAACGCTTGCCTGTGACTCACTAATCCTAATCCTTTGCCCTCCATTTGGGTACTTGGTTCTTGCCTTATGTGCACTCCTAGCTCTCAGAATATTGATTGGATCGTACCATCAGATTGTCCAGTTGCTCCATGATGCAGCAAATCGAGCATATGAAGCTGTAGCAAGCGACTTCGAGTTGCTTTTCCAGACACTCCATCAGCTATACAACAATATTATACATGTCTGGTTGCCTTTAATACCCCATTTGCTTCGTCAGTCAGCTTCTCAAGTGTTTAATCTCGTAAACTATGTACCCGGATCAATATTTCAACGCAATTAG